The DNA segment CGGCAGCGGCGGCACAGGCGGCCGTTCGCCCTGATCTCCCCGGTCACCCTGATCTCCCTGGTCGCCCTGGCCACCCTGGGACGCGAACGCGTGCGGTCCCGCCGCCCGCGCGCCCAGCTCGCCCAGTTGCCCGTCCAACTGCTCGTAGAGGTGGGAGCGGAGCGCGATGGTGGTGACGGTGCCGATCACCGTGCAGACGACGGCGATCAGGGTGACCGCGGCGACGACGAGACGGGTCCGCAGCGATCGCGCACGCGGAGGGCGCCCGAGTCGCGGGCGCGGCGCGGACGAGCGCGTAGCGGAAGAGCCGGGAGCGGCGGCAGGGCCGGTTGGTACGGAGGAGGAGGCAGAGGCGGCCGGACCCGGGGCCTGGGCCGCTGCCTGGGCCGGACCCAGGTCCGGGGTCCGGGCCGGAACTTGGCCACCGCCGTGCACGCCGTGCGCGCCCTGCACGGACGGTGGATGCGCCCGGGGTGTCCCCTCCCCGGGCGCATCCACCGTCCTCGCCGGCGGCTGCCGCCCCACATCCGGCAGCCGCCCGGCAAGGTGCAGCCGTCCCACATCCGGCTGCCGTCCGGGAGGGGGCACGGGGTGCCCGCCGTCCGTCACGCCGCGACGGCGGGTTTGATCAGGTAGCCGGCACCGCGTCGCGTGTGGATCATGGGTTCGCGGCCTGCGTCGATCTTCCGCCGCAGGTAGGAGATGTAGAGCTCGACGACGTTGGCCTGGCCCCCGAAGTCGTACGACCAGACCCGGTCGAGGATCTGCGCCTTGCTGAGCACCCGGCGCGGATTGCGCATGAGGAAGCGGAGCAGTTCGAACTCGGTCGCGGTCAGGTGGATGCCGGTGCCGCCCCTGCTGACCTCGTGGCTGTCCTCGTCCAGGACGAGGTCCCCGACGACCAGCGTGGACTCGCTGCGCCGGTCGAACGCGCCGGAGCGCCGGATCAGCCCGCGCAGCCGGGCGACGACCTCCTCCAGGCTGAACGGCTTCGTCACGTAGTCGTCCCCGCCGGCCGTCAGCCCGGCGATGCGGTCCTCGACGGCGTCCTTCGCCGTCAGGAACAGCACGGGCACGTTCGGCAGTTCGCGGCGGAGCCGGCCGAGGACGGACAGGCCGTCCGTGTCCGGCAGCATCATGTCGAGCACCACGGCGTCCGGCCGGAAGGCACGCGCGGCCTGCACGGCACCCGTTCCGTCGCCCGCGCTGCGGATCTGCCAGCCCTCGTAGCGCAGGGCCATCGACAGCAGCTCGGTGATCGACGCCTCGTCGTCCACGACTAGCACCCGGACGGGCCTCCCGTCCGGCCTGAGCAGTTCGGTACGCCTCTGGGGCGAGGTGGTCGGGGTCATGGCCCCACGTTCCAGGGCCCGCGTGAAGGGGATCTTGGCCTTGTCTGTGAATTCCCTGAGAAAGGAACGCGGCGCCCGGGGCCCCCGGGGATGCCGGGCCTGACGGCCCTGATCCCCGGTGGCGCCCGGACGCCGGACGGTCCTCACCCCGTGAGGGCCGTCCGCCCGGGGGCCCCGGGCGGAGCCCCCGGGCGGACGGCCCTCACCAGGACAGGGGTCTCAGCAGAACCAGCCGTCCTGCACCCACCCCTTGCGGTTGATGTCGCCGTAGGCGAACCCGTACGCCCAGCCGCTCTGCACCTTCTCCACGTCGAAGGTCTGCGGCTTGCGCAGCTCGCCCATCCAGGCGCCGCCGGGCGCGGTGCGCACGGACAGGCTGTCCGCGCAGACCGTCTCACGCACCCCCGGTCTGCCGTTCGCCGCTCCCGCCGGTGCGGCGGCGCTCACGGCGATGCCCAGGGCGGCCAGGCAGGCGAGGGCGAGCCCGGCGGAACGCCGCCCGGACCCCGTGACCGCGAAGGTGCCGGCCCGCATGCCCACGTTCACCATGATCCGTAACCTCCCAGGCACTCCTCACGCACGTAACCCCAGTCATTGGGCCCGAAGTCGAACGTCGCCGCCCAGCCGTTGTAGACGGGGTGGGCCCCACGGGTGTGGCCGACCTTGTCCCCGTAGCCGAGCACGCGTTTCAGGCCGACGGGTCCCGAGGTGCTGTCGTAGTTCGCGTAGAAGCTGGCGCTCTGGCAGACGATGATCGCGTGATCGGGCACCACCGGATCGGCGTGCGCGGCGGGCGCCGCCAGGAACAGCGGCGCGGCCACGGCGGCGACCGCAGCAATGCGCGTAAATCTGGACACGATTCTCCTTGGGAGACGGGGAGGAAGGGGTGGGGGTGGGGTGGGGTGGTGTTGGCATGGACACCTCTACCGTCCGCCGCCGTCGCCGAAACCCGACTCCTCGGGCCTCCTCGGGCCTCCTCAGGTCTCCTCGGGCTGCTCATCGGAACGGATCGCCCCAACGCGCGGGACTTGCCGACTGGCCGGATCACTTCGTCCGGCGGCGAAGAGTCGGCCGCTTAGCGTGCCTTCCGCGGGGTCCGTGCCGTTGGATGCCGTTGGATGCTCGTCATACGTCGCAGCCGGGCCGGGAGGCACGCGCGCGACGGACAACAGGGCAGCCGTCCCGACGCACGGCCAGGGACACAGGTCCCGGAGGGAGGCACGCATGACGCCCTGGGAGATACCCGCAGTGTTCGCCGCGGGGCTCGCCGCGGGTGCCGTGAACACGGCCGTCGGCTCCGGCACGCTGATCACCTTCCCGGTGCTCCTGGCCACCGGCCTGTCCCCGGTGACGGCCACGGTCTCGAACGCGCTCGGCCTGATCCCCGGCTCCGTCAGCGGCGCGCTCGGCTACCGTGCCGAACTCCGCGGCCAGCGCCGCCGGCTCCTGCGGCTGTGCGCGGGCGCCCTGGTGGGCGGGCTCGTGGGGGCGACGCTGCTGCTGACGCTGCCCGCGTCGGCGTTCGAGACGATCGTGCCGGTGCTCGTCGGCGCCGCCCTGGTCCTCGTCGCGTTCCAGCCCCTGATCGGTCGTCGCGTCCGGCGCCGCCGCGAGAACTCCCCCTCCCGGACCCGGCCGGACGGCGGCCCGCTCCTGCTCGTCGGCCTGACCCTCGCCAGCGTCTACGGCGGCTACTTCTCCGCCGCCCAGGGCGTCATCTACGTCTCGCTGATGGGCATGACCCTGGACGAGTCCCTGCAACGCCTCAACGCCTACAAGAACGTCCTCGTGGCCACCGTCAACGCCGTCGCCGCCCTCTTCTTCCTCGCCGTCGCCCACTTCGACTGGCCGTCCGTCGCCCTCATCGCCCTGGGCTCCGCCCTCGGCGGCCGGGCGGCCCGCCGCCTCAGCCCCCGCGTGCTGCGCACCCTGATCGTGACGGTGGGCACGGTGGCGCTCATCCAGCTCGTGCGGGGGTGAGGGGTGCGGTCGACCGGGGGCGGCCCCCTCCCGGCAACCGTGGGAAGCGTCCGGCAACCGGAGGAAGCCGTCCCAGCTGAAGGGCCGTCCGAGCCGAAAGGCCGTCCCAGCCGAAAGGCCATCCGAGCCGAAGGACCCCCGAAGGGCCATCCCAGCCGAAAGGCCGTCCGAACCGAAGGGCCCCCGAAGGTCCGCCCTACCCGAAGCGCCGCACGAACCGCCGTTGCCACGGTGTCTCGACGGCGCGGCGGGCGTAGTGCTCCCGGACGTACCCGACGGCCCGGTCCGCGGGCACCCCGTCCAGGACGGCCAGGCAGGCCAGGGCGGTGCCGGTCCTGCCGTACCCGCCGCCGCAGGCGATCTCCACCCGCTCGGACGCGGCCCGGCGCCACGCGTCCCGCAGCGCGTCGGCCGCCTCGGCGCGGTCGGCCGGCAGGCGGAAATCCGGCCAGCGCAACCACCGGCTCCCCCACGCCACGGCCTCCGGCTTTCGCCCCAGCAGGTACAGCCCGAACTCCGGAGCGGGCCCCTCCGGTATCCCCTGCCGAAGCCCCCGGCCCCGAACCGTCCGCCCCGACGGCAACCGCATGACGCCCTCGGCCGCCGGCTCCCACATCCCTGTACGCACGTCAGCACCCACCCCGGCGAGGGTATCCCCGGGTCCAGGGGTTTGCGGGTCCACCCGGGGCAGCCGGCGTGGGGCGGTGGATCGAACGGCGGCGGCCGAGGTGCCCACCGGGTACGTTCGTGCCGTGGACCTGTCCCCCGCCGAAG comes from the Streptomyces sp. TS71-3 genome and includes:
- a CDS encoding response regulator transcription factor translates to MTPTTSPQRRTELLRPDGRPVRVLVVDDEASITELLSMALRYEGWQIRSAGDGTGAVQAARAFRPDAVVLDMMLPDTDGLSVLGRLRRELPNVPVLFLTAKDAVEDRIAGLTAGGDDYVTKPFSLEEVVARLRGLIRRSGAFDRRSESTLVVGDLVLDEDSHEVSRGGTGIHLTATEFELLRFLMRNPRRVLSKAQILDRVWSYDFGGQANVVELYISYLRRKIDAGREPMIHTRRGAGYLIKPAVAA
- a CDS encoding protein phosphatase, whose product is MWEPAAEGVMRLPSGRTVRGRGLRQGIPEGPAPEFGLYLLGRKPEAVAWGSRWLRWPDFRLPADRAEAADALRDAWRRAASERVEIACGGGYGRTGTALACLAVLDGVPADRAVGYVREHYARRAVETPWQRRFVRRFG
- a CDS encoding sulfite exporter TauE/SafE family protein, whose product is MTPWEIPAVFAAGLAAGAVNTAVGSGTLITFPVLLATGLSPVTATVSNALGLIPGSVSGALGYRAELRGQRRRLLRLCAGALVGGLVGATLLLTLPASAFETIVPVLVGAALVLVAFQPLIGRRVRRRRENSPSRTRPDGGPLLLVGLTLASVYGGYFSAAQGVIYVSLMGMTLDESLQRLNAYKNVLVATVNAVAALFFLAVAHFDWPSVALIALGSALGGRAARRLSPRVLRTLIVTVGTVALIQLVRG